In the Primulina eburnea isolate SZY01 unplaced genomic scaffold, ASM2296580v1 ctg739_ERROPOS11973397, whole genome shotgun sequence genome, one interval contains:
- the LOC140821697 gene encoding nibrin homolog isoform X1, translating into MVWGLFPVDPLSGENLYHIFSKGTYKVGRKGCDIIIDKDKGVSRIHAEIIIDEMICMDHLEKKASKLSSKVRIRDCSKYGTFINKNLDFKENVHEFPNKEVLLKNGDLVSFGTGSATYRFSFVPLVFFKCSSKPSEMKQLEEKISSIGACMSQNWTSQCTHMVVDDFIPVTHQIIDAVVAKKSIIQFSWIELIAGKTICTEIPSSLSYSPSLMLEGIHVKVTDPRSREQCLRRYTFLLESLQKYKFKEKLQLLLDVGGAEVVLVETLDDIKSLGEKTGHLVCVLPTGSTNTRSFHNFSSVTSVKELELISAVFSGHLDPSMIISAPVVVTSSCSTDETVVADSDVDMETVTSIRKSTVVDLIGSADNSSKEKITIHKVELAESDCQAGPAVHAVESFGRNSGQNTVVVKSIDHESQGFIPPTRDPDHPDSSCSNPAKSNTVAATFSRDRKDGDALRMAKTENLDIIFSQDLIAREYTPLSHHSSTDGVAINFKRFRKMDVPSGNSFNNLVPFAKYPYHEADYGNEDVAESIKSEKKRKQMETIAEDLFNYEKGRKRGTAAALRGVFARN; encoded by the exons ATGGTTTGGGGCCTCTTTCCCGTCGACCCATTATCAG GTGAAAATCTGTATCATATTTTCAGTAAAGGAACATACAAAGTGGGTCGAAAAG GATGTGATATAATCATTGACAAAGATAAAGGAGTTTCAAGGATCCATGCAGAAATTATCATTGATGAAATGATCTGCATGGATCATTTAGAGAAGAAAGCTTCAAAGCTTTCCTCCAAAGTTCGGATAAGAGACTGCTCCAAGTATGGAACATTTATTAATAAGAATCTGGATTTTAAGGAAAATGTTCACGAATTTCCCAATAAAGAAGTATTGCTGAAGAATGGGGACCTGGTTTCGTTTGGAACTGGCAGTGCTACCTACAG GTTTTCTTTTGTTCCCCTCGTATTTTTCAAGTGCTCATCCAAACCTTCAGAGATGAAACAGTTGGAAGAAAAGATATCATCGATTG GTGCGTGTATGAGTCAAAACTGGACTTCTCAATGCACCCATATGGTAGTCGATGACTTTATCCCTGTCACACATCAGATTATTGATGCTGTAGTGGCTAAAAAAAGCATAATCCAATTTAGTTGGATAGAG TTGATTGCAGGAAAAACTATTTGCACCGAAATACCCAGCTCCCTCTC GTACTCTCCAAGTTTGATGTTAGAAGGGATACACGTCAAAGTTACGGACCCTCGATCTCGAGAACAATGTTTGAGAAGATACACTTTTCTGCTGGAATCTTTACAGAAG TATAAATTCAAGGAAAAGCTGCAGTTATTATTGGATGTGGGTGGTGCAGAAGTAGTCCTCGTCGAAACTTTAGATGATATCAAG AGCTTAGGAGAAAAAACTGGCCACTTGGTGTGTGTATTGCCGACTGGATCAACAAACACCAGGAGTTTTCACAACTTTAGTTCTGTGACTAGCGTGAAAGAGTTGGAACTGATTTCAGCTGTTTTTTCTGGGCATCTCGACCCTTCTATGATTATATCAGCTCCTG TGGTTGTCACATCTTCATGCTCCACAGATGAGACAGTTGTGGCAGATTCTGATGTAGACATGGAAACTGTTACATCTATCCGCAAATCCACTGTAGTTGATTTGATAGGGTCTGCTGATAATTCAAGCAAAGAAAAGATAACAATCCACAAGGTGGAATTGGCTGAAAGTGATTGCCAAGCTGGACCTGCTGTTCATGCCGTAGAATCTTTTGGGCGTAACAGTGGTCAGAATACGGTTGTGGTCAAATCCATTGACCATGAAAGCCAAGGATTTATACCTCCCACTCGTGATCCTGATCATCCTGATAGTTCTTGCTCTAATCCTGCCAAGTCCAATACCGTTGCTGCCACCTTCTCAAGGGATAGAAAAGATGGTGATGCTTTGAGAATGGCTAAGACTGAGaatcttgatattatatttagCCAAGATCTAATTGCTAGAGAGTATACACCACTATCTCATCATTCTTCAACTGATGGTGTTGCGATAAACTTCAAACGCTTCAGGAAG ATGGATGTTCCATCGGGTAACAGCTTCAACAACCTCGTTCCATTTGCAAAGTATCCATATCA cgAGGCCGACTATGGGAATGAGGATGTGGCAGAATCTATAAAATCGGAGAAAAAGCGCAAACAGATGGAAACTATTGCTGAGGACTTATTTAACTATGAAAAG GGTAGAAAACGTGGCACAGCTGCTGCACTTCGTGGAGTTTTTGCTCGTAATTAA
- the LOC140821985 gene encoding NDR1/HIN1-like protein 6 has product MADHQRVHPLQDSDAAATYNKATTPLVSRGSFRSDSGDPERQHPRPLTRIVPYSPSKPLRRRCSCFKKCLCWTISLLLILLIILGILAAIIFFVFQPKLPKYSADSMRITQFNLTNNNSLSASLNVNITARNPNEKIGIYYVGGSHLSVWYTGTKLCEGSLPEFYQGHRNTTVLSLTLAGQTDNATGLLQSLQAAQQSGSVPLNLRANVPVRLKLGRLKLMKLKFLVKCRGDVHTFRQGEVIRIRNSICKFRFRF; this is encoded by the coding sequence ATGGCCGATCATCAAAGAGTCCATCCACTCCAAGATTCCGATGCGGCCGCGACGTACAATAAAGCCACCACCCCGCTGGTGTCCCGAGGGTCTTTTCGCTCCGACAGTGGTGATCCCGAGAGGCAACATCCGCGGCCTCTCACCCGCATAGTCCCGTATTCTCCTTCAAAACCACTACGAAGGAGGTGCAGTTGCTTCAAAAAGTGCCTTTGTTGGACCATATCCCTTCTGCTGATCCTTCTCATAATCCTTGGAATTTTGGCTGCGATTATATTCTTTGTTTTCCAACCAAAACTACCAAAATATTCAGCAGATTCCATGAGAATAACCCAGTTTAATCTCACAAACAACAACAGCTTGTCCGCCTCGTTGAACGTCAACATCACCGCAAGAAATCCGAACGAAAAGATTGGAATATACTACGTGGGTGGAAGTCATTTGAGTGTCTGGTATACAGGAACAAAACTATGTGAAGGTTCGCTGCCGGAGTTTTACCAGGGCCACCGCAACACCACCGTGCTCAGCCTTACTCTGGCGGGGCAAACTGATAATGCGACGGGTTTGCTGCAGTCGTTGCAGGCTGCGCAGCAGAGTGGAAGCGTCCCTTTGAATCTCCGGGCCAATGTTCCCGTGAGGCTGAAGCTTGGTAGATTGAAGCTCATGAAACTGAAGTTCTTGGTGAAGTGCAGAGGGGACGTCCACACTTTCAGGCAAGGTGAAGTGATCAGAATTAGAAATAGTATTTGCAAATTCAGATtcagattttaa
- the LOC140821697 gene encoding nibrin homolog isoform X2 — MVWGLFPVDPLSGCDIIIDKDKGVSRIHAEIIIDEMICMDHLEKKASKLSSKVRIRDCSKYGTFINKNLDFKENVHEFPNKEVLLKNGDLVSFGTGSATYRFSFVPLVFFKCSSKPSEMKQLEEKISSIGACMSQNWTSQCTHMVVDDFIPVTHQIIDAVVAKKSIIQFSWIELIAGKTICTEIPSSLSYSPSLMLEGIHVKVTDPRSREQCLRRYTFLLESLQKYKFKEKLQLLLDVGGAEVVLVETLDDIKSLGEKTGHLVCVLPTGSTNTRSFHNFSSVTSVKELELISAVFSGHLDPSMIISAPVVVTSSCSTDETVVADSDVDMETVTSIRKSTVVDLIGSADNSSKEKITIHKVELAESDCQAGPAVHAVESFGRNSGQNTVVVKSIDHESQGFIPPTRDPDHPDSSCSNPAKSNTVAATFSRDRKDGDALRMAKTENLDIIFSQDLIAREYTPLSHHSSTDGVAINFKRFRKMDVPSGNSFNNLVPFAKYPYHEADYGNEDVAESIKSEKKRKQMETIAEDLFNYEKGRKRGTAAALRGVFARN, encoded by the exons ATGGTTTGGGGCCTCTTTCCCGTCGACCCATTATCAG GATGTGATATAATCATTGACAAAGATAAAGGAGTTTCAAGGATCCATGCAGAAATTATCATTGATGAAATGATCTGCATGGATCATTTAGAGAAGAAAGCTTCAAAGCTTTCCTCCAAAGTTCGGATAAGAGACTGCTCCAAGTATGGAACATTTATTAATAAGAATCTGGATTTTAAGGAAAATGTTCACGAATTTCCCAATAAAGAAGTATTGCTGAAGAATGGGGACCTGGTTTCGTTTGGAACTGGCAGTGCTACCTACAG GTTTTCTTTTGTTCCCCTCGTATTTTTCAAGTGCTCATCCAAACCTTCAGAGATGAAACAGTTGGAAGAAAAGATATCATCGATTG GTGCGTGTATGAGTCAAAACTGGACTTCTCAATGCACCCATATGGTAGTCGATGACTTTATCCCTGTCACACATCAGATTATTGATGCTGTAGTGGCTAAAAAAAGCATAATCCAATTTAGTTGGATAGAG TTGATTGCAGGAAAAACTATTTGCACCGAAATACCCAGCTCCCTCTC GTACTCTCCAAGTTTGATGTTAGAAGGGATACACGTCAAAGTTACGGACCCTCGATCTCGAGAACAATGTTTGAGAAGATACACTTTTCTGCTGGAATCTTTACAGAAG TATAAATTCAAGGAAAAGCTGCAGTTATTATTGGATGTGGGTGGTGCAGAAGTAGTCCTCGTCGAAACTTTAGATGATATCAAG AGCTTAGGAGAAAAAACTGGCCACTTGGTGTGTGTATTGCCGACTGGATCAACAAACACCAGGAGTTTTCACAACTTTAGTTCTGTGACTAGCGTGAAAGAGTTGGAACTGATTTCAGCTGTTTTTTCTGGGCATCTCGACCCTTCTATGATTATATCAGCTCCTG TGGTTGTCACATCTTCATGCTCCACAGATGAGACAGTTGTGGCAGATTCTGATGTAGACATGGAAACTGTTACATCTATCCGCAAATCCACTGTAGTTGATTTGATAGGGTCTGCTGATAATTCAAGCAAAGAAAAGATAACAATCCACAAGGTGGAATTGGCTGAAAGTGATTGCCAAGCTGGACCTGCTGTTCATGCCGTAGAATCTTTTGGGCGTAACAGTGGTCAGAATACGGTTGTGGTCAAATCCATTGACCATGAAAGCCAAGGATTTATACCTCCCACTCGTGATCCTGATCATCCTGATAGTTCTTGCTCTAATCCTGCCAAGTCCAATACCGTTGCTGCCACCTTCTCAAGGGATAGAAAAGATGGTGATGCTTTGAGAATGGCTAAGACTGAGaatcttgatattatatttagCCAAGATCTAATTGCTAGAGAGTATACACCACTATCTCATCATTCTTCAACTGATGGTGTTGCGATAAACTTCAAACGCTTCAGGAAG ATGGATGTTCCATCGGGTAACAGCTTCAACAACCTCGTTCCATTTGCAAAGTATCCATATCA cgAGGCCGACTATGGGAATGAGGATGTGGCAGAATCTATAAAATCGGAGAAAAAGCGCAAACAGATGGAAACTATTGCTGAGGACTTATTTAACTATGAAAAG GGTAGAAAACGTGGCACAGCTGCTGCACTTCGTGGAGTTTTTGCTCGTAATTAA